A genome region from Engraulis encrasicolus isolate BLACKSEA-1 chromosome 6, IST_EnEncr_1.0, whole genome shotgun sequence includes the following:
- the LOC134451457 gene encoding uncharacterized protein LOC134451457: MVQCCVPLCKNRNDVDKGFPFYRFPVDEKVSKKWLKLIRRDNFTPTPNTRICGWHFPNGKAAGPTRFAWNEGKAFQSIEQPSKRLKTLPVTEEEEDEAEAGPCHLEVQRSTELLQMENAQLKEENLRLHTQLQNHKQTFSFDQISSVPRKVIYYTGMPDAATVFFLYALLSKFPLKYHYDWTVQSMPLIDQLLLTLMKLRLNCGIEDLSTRFNCSRTTVTNIFMTISSALYDILYVGMMENNIPSRFKNQTSLPECFLPFPNCRIVLDCTEVAVCNTESLEDQSKLYSHYKGCTTLKALVGVAPNGVITFVSELYGGSISDKAITADSGVLEQLVPGDMVMADKGFTIRDILPEGVSLNIPTFLVDGQFTLQEVQYNRLIASARVHVERSIQRLKTFRILKEIPHQYKKHGNKIWKVCVCLMNLQTPILREVDV; the protein is encoded by the exons ATGGTACAGTGCTGTGTCCCGTTGTGTAAGAACAGAAACGACGTCGACAAAGGATTCCccttttaccgttttcctgtcgACGAGAAAGTCAGCAAAAAGTGGCTGAAGTTGATACG ACGTGACAATTTCACTCCAACTCCTAATACCAGGATCTGCGGGTGGCATTTCCCGAATGGAAAGGCAGCCGGACCCACAAGATTTGCCTGGAACGAGGGAAAGGCTTTTCAGTCCATTGAACAGCCATCCAAACGACTGAAGACACTCCCTGtcactgaggaagaggaagacgaggcagAGGCAGGTCCATGCCACCTTGAAGTTCAACGATCAACCGAATTGTTGCAAATGGAGAATgcccaactgaaagaagaaaatttAAGATTGCATACACAactacagaatcataagcaaacaTTTTCATTCGACCAAATATCCTCTGTGCCCCGCAAAGTCATTTATTACACAGGCATGCCTGATGCTGCCACAGTTTTCTTTCTATATGCCCTTCTTTCCAAATTTCCCCTCAAGTATCACTATGATTGGACTGTCCAAAGTATGCCACTAATTGATCAATTGCTGTTAACTCTGATGAAGCTCCGGCTGAATTGTGGGATCGAAGACCTCTCCACCAGATTTAACTGCAGTCGAACCACAGTCACCAATATTTTTATGACCATCTCCAGTGCCCTTTATGACATCTTGTACGTTGGAATGATGGAAAACAACATCCCTTCCCGTTTCAAAAACCAAACCTCCCTGCCAGAGTGCTTCCTCCCATTCCCCAACTGCCGTATTGTGCTTGACTGCACTGAAGTGGCTGTCTGCAACACCGAAAGCCTTGAGGACCAAAGTAAGCTGTACAGCCATTACAAAGGATGCACCACACTTAAGGCTCTGGTCGGTGTGGCGCCCAATGGAGTTATCACGTTTGTTAGTGAACTGTATGGTGGGAGCATATCCGACAAAGCCATAACAGCTGACAGTGGAGTGCTGGAACAACTTGTTCCAGGGGACATGGTGATGGCTGACAAGGGCTTCACCATCCGCGACATTTTGCCCGAAGGTGTTTCCCTCAACATCCCCACATTCCTTGTCGATGGACAGTTCACATTGCAGGAAGTTCAGTATAATAGACTGATTGCCAGTGCCAGAGTCCATGTGGAACGTTCTATTCAGCGCCTGAAAACATTTCGGATTTTGAAAGAGATCCCACATCAGTACAAGAAGCATGGCAACAAgatctggaaagtgtgtgtgtgcttgatgaacTTACAGACACCCATCCTGAGGGAAGTAGACGTCTGA